Below is a window of Pangasianodon hypophthalmus isolate fPanHyp1 chromosome 28, fPanHyp1.pri, whole genome shotgun sequence DNA.
gtgtgtcatcagcgtaacagtggaagctaataccatgcttacggataattttgcccagaggtagcatatatagagaaaagagcagtgggcctaaaacagagccttgcgggacaccaaactttaccttagcatgagaagagaagtcaccatttacgtttacaaactgataacgatcagtcaaataagacctgagccaggaaagggctgttcccttaatgcctactacattttccagtctactgaggagaatagcatgatcaatggtatcaaaagctgcactaaggtcaagcagcaccagcaaggagacacaaccctgatcagaggccagtagtaagtcatttacaacttttaccagtgctgtctctgtgctatgatgaggcctaaatcctgactgatacatttcatgaatgttattcctatgtaagtatgagcatagctgctgtgctacaaccttttcaaggaccttggaaataaaggggaggtttgatattggcctgtagttggacagttgacaggggtcaaggtcaggttttttaatcaggggcttgataactgctaatttaaaagatttaggtacatagccaatgctaagggaagaactgattatctttagaagaggtttaattgtttcaggaattatctgtttgaggaaacatgtaagtaaaggatctagcatacaggttattgtttttgatgatgaaattagtgaaattagttcagtctcttcaaggggagtaaaacattgtaattgttgatatgatattaatatattatcatctacagggttagttatagaactgtctggttttaaattaatagtctcaatttcttgcctgatattttcaattttaccattaaaaaaatttatgaaaTCATTGTTAGAGCTTGTGTACACGAGCTCTAACAATCTCACAAACTTCAGCAATGTAAATAAAACCTGTAAAACGTAATAATATAGCAGAACAGGATTAACATGGAGATATGGATTAtcacaggaaacaggaagtggagttaaaacaggaagtggattAAACGAAAGTGTATTAAAAGTATGagatttattgttgttgtttcagcactttaatctcatcattgGATGCTCAGGTTTTAATTTCAGGCTAAACACTTTTATGAGAGAACACATCTGTAAACATCTGCAGCAGCTTTTCTCTCACTTTAATGACTTCCTGTAAATTCATGTAAACGAGCTGTATTTTGATGGTGTGTTAAATTCAGATGCTGGTGTGggactgattaattaattttataaaattagaTATAAAGAGAATCACTTCaggattaataaataaagtattgtgtttattgtgtagcAGGACCATGACGCACACAAAATAACAtagaaataaagtgaaattaaacatataaacaactTCAGGATTTAAATTCAACAATAATATCACAAAAGAGACATTTGGAAACTTTTTTTATGAATGTTGCTTTAAAGATCAATAATAGATCATATTTTCCGCTGAAgatttcagttaatgttcttcCGCTAAAGTGCTTATCAGACTCACACTAATGCAACAAAATTAATCAGATTTATAATTAGATCAGACATGGAGCAGCGCACGCTCCTGTTATTACTGTCAGATTCACCATCACGCCGATCCATCAGTGCTCCTGCAGAGAGAttctcaccggccactttataAGGAACACCTACACACCTGCAATTATCCAACCAGCCAGTCACGTGGTAGAGCACAGTGTATAAAACGATACAGATAGAGGTCATGAGCTTCAGTTactgctcacatcaaacatcacaacGGGGGAAAATCATCCTAAACTGGACATCTGAAGATTGGATAAAGACCAGCtgatgtttttcttcagctgtccagtgtgggtgagagcctcagactcctgttcttagctgacaggagaggaacctgatgtggtcttctgctgttgtagttcatccacctcagggttcaaagttttgtgcatgctgagattcttttctgctcaccatggttataaagagtggctatttgtgttactacagacttcctgtcagctcagaccagtctggctATACAGATCAGCGGTTTTTCagatactcaaaccagtccatctggcaccaacacgcactgacctgtacctgcatcAGTCTgtgcagcgcaatgcataatgaatgagcagatgtcaaggtgttcctaataaagtggccggtgagcgTATATCCAGAGATACAGTGAGGATTATTTGCCAAACGGCACGGTTCTGTTCGGGGGGCTCCACGGGGGCGGCGGCTCCTCCACTACAGTCgccttcatctttttttctctttgctctTGTTTCTGCTGAAACTCTTTCCTTCTCTGtaaagacagaaacacacttgTGTGAAAAAAGATCTAAAAATCCGATTCTGCCCATGGATCTGATCTAATCTGTGTCCTGCAGAATTCTGTGCTCGGGTTGCATCCGTGGTTTAAAGCCTGACTCCGTCTCTGTCGCTACTGAGATAAAAAGATTAATGACTCTGTAAATAACGCTTTATTGTGCTGTGGTGTTTCTCTCAGATCATTAATATTCTTTAATGCATTCCAGCGttgaaaaatcaatattttcagTAAGAACGCAGAACACGGcatgtttctgtttctgcacATGAAACTGCACAGCTACAAACGACCAAGCTCTAAATCTTCTGCTttctgtgtgaaaatgaaacacacCAGAGCTTTTACTTGAACACTCTGTGAAGTGAATATAAACGTGTAAAAGTGAAACACGTAAAGGTTTACTCCACACACCAGCCATTTTTCATACATGTCCAGCGCcgtcttttctctttcttccttctcaTATTTCTCCTCAATctcttttatttccttcttcCTGCGTTCAGACTTCAGCTTCTCCTCAATCACCTCCTTCTTCCTGTCACTCCTGAGAGATGAAACAAACATCACGGCATTTACTGACATTctgcaccatcacacacacacttatatacacaaAACCCACAACTACAGCTACATAAAACTACAAATATCAACATCTGTAAAACCACAAAATCAGTCAGAATGTGAAGATGCTCAAAtgatattaaacacacaggacatGTAGATTAGCTCTGAGCATCAGGAGATATTATAAtgaattttatttcagaaacaggACAGAATTCCTTCATCATCTGTGTATTTATGAATATAGATAAatattctgcactctgattggtcagaaggtgttgattagttttctataacagcagctctaacagtagcgcaggtttatattaatgcactcgttctaatacgttatcgtttctatagcaacagctcattcgcgGGGACGTGTACTgcgaacgctccacataaactgcTTAAAAAAGAGTGTAATCATTGAtctgatgaagttttctgtaaagagatgtttatctatcatgtatggaaggagtctccagtgtcagcgctttgtaacagtcagaggtaaagctggaactttaggttttctgacatcttcaggacagaggagtttacgcttctttgcagtttctcagtaacatgcggaacaagctgtgtttttttgtcttattaacctgaagagagagaataaagagacgctggtgagggaacgagtgtttatagctgctataacgtaagtgacaacaggaactacctCGAATGAGGACATtatatttaactataaatggagaaaCATTACGACGTGTTCCTTAAAAATCAACTTAATAGTAACTTTTATTACTCCTTATgttgacacacactctctctctctctctctctctctctcacacacacacacacagaatgtacTGACATCTCTGAATATTCAGTAGTTTGTAGCACCCACATGTTTCTAACACACtgagatacagatacacacgcGTTATTAGAGCTGTCTTTCAGTGTCTACTCTTTTCATCACTTTTCAATGTCTCCGATTTTTATATTTGAGCAGAAGACCCGCTTCTCATTCCACTGCAGGTTATATTCTGTATAGAactatgtatgtgacaaataaaaatgttgaatattgaATCTTGAATTTGATGTTGATTGAGTTTCACTGTActgttttacatcatgtgaTAAACTCCAGTTTAGAGTAAATCAGAGGAAATCTCCTCACCACTGAGCAAATGAAGAACTGCTGTCTCTTTTCCTCTggtctttctccttctcttttttctctttcagcctGTTTGCAGTCCGCACCTCTTTTTCGAGCTGCTCACGAAGTAGGTCATCGTGTTCTCGCTTCCATTTCTCAAAAACCTGCTCAAGAGAAATGTCACAGTGACGCCAGTGGAGGTTCAGTACCACTCACACTGCAGCTAATCGAGTAACGCCCTCCGTCTCTAACCCGAGTAACGCCCTCCGTCTCTAACCCGAGTAACGCCCTCCGTCTCTAACACGAGTAACGTCCTCCGTCTCTAACCCGAGTAACGCCCTCCGTCTCTAACACGAGTAACGCCCTCCGTCTCTAACACGAGTAACGCCCTCCGTCTGCATTCATTGTTAATTTTACCCATTTTgctgtttctttcctttcctctttaTCATTCATCTCTTTCTGCAGTTTCCTCATCGCCTCCTGTTTTTCTCGGATCTTCTCTCTCAAAGCTTCacgtttcttttctttccaggCTTCATAAGAGGCTTTGGCTTCGGCTTTCTTACTCGTCTCCTCCTGTAACACAGAGACACTTTAATCCCCGTGTTGAGTTTTATGCAGTATGATCGAGAGAACAgcaaagaataaatgaatattattttactgtaatatatactaCTATAATAATGTCACTATAACAAATCTATAAGAAATTGTTTGCTCTGATGgttctacaaaaacatttattatcaGGAAACCCAGATTCTGTGAATATGCAAATGGGAGGTGCCCATAACCCTTCAGGCCCCTCCCCTTCACCCCGTGGTAAACCAGTGATACATGGCCTTGATTTGCACATTTATCCTGATTGGCTCATGGATTTGATGATGCAGTAACATTGTcacattttcaaatgaaaaactcAGATTTTCCAAAGTGTTACACTTTAACCTGAAAACAGTTAATCATAAACACACGTTTAGGACAAACTTTAGAACAAGTCAGTACaagatttaaatgttttttagatAAAGAATTGCAGTTAATTTATACACTTTTATATTACCAGcagaaaataacagcaaaataaacacaatgatttcacctctgtttttttctcctctttcagtttttcttcttgttttttaacTCTAAAAGTCGCCTGCAgattctcttctttcttctttaacCAGTCCTGTGGACAAAAAAGtcttatattaattaattttttttgggaAGGGGTGCAGTTCCCACCCATCAGCCATCATACGTCTGCCACcagccagggagggtgaaggctaacacatgctccCTGAAGCCAACCCACTGCTCACGTATCACACGGCAACACGCTTGGGGGAAAGCActttctgccctcttccacatacatgagctcacaggctgtgattgacaggagagaaggtttgcccctcccacccaaagGCTTTCCTTGACTCTCAGCCATGGATAGCTGTGGCACGGTTGGCATCTGAACTCGTGATCTCCGGACGACAGGATGAACGCTTTTCTGCTGCACCACTCCAGAGCCCACAGGGTGATATTTTTAAGTAAAGTTTGAAGAGTTTGAGAGAAAGGTGACTTTAGCACAGCACAGTTTAACCCCCTAAATGTGTAGCTGCTCAGTACAGccttattattatcattattattattattattatagttatgtaaatattgtagttattactaattattatcACTTGAAACCTAATTGACTGCTCAGTTGAATTTAAAACCTGTTCTATACAATAAAGCTGAAGGCAAGTGTAACTGGTCTCTTGGTTCCAGGTTTGTGGTGCTGGAACAGACCCAGTGTTTGAGATTAGTTCTGGTTCCAGGCCTGATGAGTGGAGACGAAGCGGTTTTAGACCTCGGGGTAAATGTTGTGTTTAAATCAGACCTGATAAACGGCGGCTCTTAGGGAATCTGCAGTGTCCGGTGCCGTCTCCTGTAAACACGACTTCTGCTCCAGAACCTTTAATGTTCCCAGATATCGGGACTCCGCGCTGTAGGATGGGGTGCTCCTGGACTTTCTGGAGCTTCCTGGTCGAGAAGCTGAAGATCTGCAATCCAACAGATGAAGATGTGGAAGACGGCACTGagcatttcattacattttaataagaaCAGAAGTATGAACTGACCTGGCTCGCCATGTGGAGGAAATTTCACTGTCTGTTACAGGAGAGACTTCGGAACCGAGctacatgaaaataattaacaataaactaacattcactaacatttatttttataatcattttatagaAGTATTATTATGACATACCTGATaatcttcctgttttctttgttCTGCTGCTGAAACATCtgcattaataaagaaaattaatttctaTAAACGACATGCCATCATACAGAACGTGTTCATCTGTAACGGCAAAAATTACACACCTAAATATAACTTCAAATTTCAACAGATcaaaagaaaggagagagtATTACCTGTGCTCTCAGCGCCCTCTAGTGGCCTGGAGTGTGTGTTCGCCTTCACAGACACACCGTCCTGCAATCAACAGCAACATGTAAAATAACTGAACCTTCAGGATTAATGACACACTTCAGGTGTGTAGAAATTCAGCATTTACCTGAACACATGTACTGTGATAACACTTCTACTGCgattttataacacattatcatGGACACTTCAGTCACTACACTAAGTCCCCTTCAGGAGGAGGCCACTGGGAATCTAGGGAACATTTTTGGGATACAGTTGCACAGTTGTCCTTATGGCTGAGGTAGAACCTTCAAGAGTACacctttagtacctttagtgtgtatattttacctggaagtgtgtgtgtgtgtctattttcACATTCAGAGGCGAGAGATTCGTACAAAAGGTACAGAAGATAAGGCTATCACCTCAATGACAAGGACAGGTACAGTGGTCCTTATCGCTGGGTGTGAGCTGTACCTGTACTTCCTGTACTCACCTGTCTGGCATCACTCCCAGAATTCCCTGCAGTCTGAGAGgatgtggaggtggaggtgttggtgttggtgttggacACAGGCGAGGTAGCAGCTCTGCTGCATGGAGTTTGTGTTCGTCCGTCCTCTTCATCGCGTCCACTGATAGCTGAGTGAGGAGCTCGCTGACGGGGGGCAGGTTTTGGGGGCATGGCCTCTAACACACCTGTACACAGGTAAATCACATCAACACCTCTctctgtatatgtatgtgtgtgtgtgtctgtgtagtgaggaggtgatgagtgtctgtgtagtgaggaggtgatgagtgtgtgtgtagtgaggaggtgatgagtgtgtgtgtggtgaggaggtgatgagtgtgtgtgcggtgaggaggtgatgagtgtgtgtgttgaggaggtgatgagtgtgtgtgtgttgaggaggtgatgagtgtgtgtgtagtgaggaggtgatgagtgtgtgtggtgaggaggtgatgagtgtgtgtgtggtgaggaggtgatgagtgtgtgtggtgaggaggtgatgagtgtgtgtgcggtgaggaggtgatgattgtgtgtggtgaggaggtgatgagtgtgtgtggtgaggaggtgatgagtgtgtgtgtggtgaggaggtgatgagtgtgtgtgtagtgaggaggtgatgagtgtgtgtggtgaggaggtgatgagtgtgtgtagtgaggaggtgatgagtgtgtgtgttgaggaggtgatgagtgtgtgtggtgaggaggtgatgagtgtgtgtggtgaggaggtgatgagtgtgtgtgcggtgaggaggtgatgagtgtgtgtggtgaggaggtgatgagtgtgtgtggtgaggaggtgatgagtgtgtgtgtggtgaggaggtgatgactgtgtgtggtgaggaggtgatgagtg
It encodes the following:
- the map9 gene encoding microtubule-associated protein 9, whose amino-acid sequence is MAEDFCTTLAHTRSPKTSRRTTFQDELEAAVNERAVRNRVSHFNSYAFNDEDDEDDDDDDVLKELLKTRRKKIDMFKVSRTKTSISDFKLSDDEEENIRPKKVSFLKSQRNSDTLTSDALRSETGRSDSIRSNALISDTLGSDTLRSDALWSESLRSDAFRTNAFRSDALISDNLRSDTPKSDTLRSNNLRSDTLRSDRSLISHQSVNKVQSRDRSHQDSEFTSHSESSAQHNSQSESPVVRKSQSESSACRRSLSESPLYSENSQWESSSEGVLEAMPPKPAPRQRAPHSAISGRDEEDGRTQTPCSRAATSPVSNTNTNTSTSTSSQTAGNSGSDARQDGVSVKANTHSRPLEGAESTDVSAAEQRKQEDYQLGSEVSPVTDSEISSTWRARSSASRPGSSRKSRSTPSYSAESRYLGTLKVLEQKSCLQETAPDTADSLRAAVYQDWLKKKEENLQATFRVKKQEEKLKEEKKTEEETSKKAEAKASYEAWKEKKREALREKIREKQEAMRKLQKEMNDKEERKETAKWVFEKWKREHDDLLREQLEKEVRTANRLKEKKEKEKDQRKRDSSSSFAQWSDRKKEVIEEKLKSERRKKEIKEIEEKYEKEEREKTALDMYEKWLRRKEFQQKQEQREKKMKATVVEEPPPPWSPPNRTVPFGK